ttttttttttttttgcctcttttctctGAGTTTCAATCaaatcatttcttttgttttgctttatcgttataatttctttatttgtttactcgATAAGATcaattgtttttatcttattattatttcgaaaAATCATTGCTGCTTCAATACCTTTTTTTCCAacctttttccgttttctgtttgaatcccattttctttattaatttgtgtatttatttttttgtgtaactgttattgttattattgttattgttttattattattattattattattattattatcataactatcattgtttttgttgttgtttattagtattattatcattatctttataataatccttctcatgaaccgtattcatattgacaaatgtagacaaggtatgaatgagaatgaatatcttcacaatacaagagatgtatttgaccggtttcgaatgcgtcttcgtcagaagacgaattgaagatattcattctcattcataccttgtctacaatcctcctcatcattatcatttttgttgttattacttgtaTCAtaactttataattatcatcatcactattatcattattatcattaccatcatcactgttaccaatattacaattattattattattattattattatcattactattactattgttattattatcattattattatcatcgtcattattactatgatcgttttcatcattatcactattgttattatctttatcattatcattatcatttttcttattgtctctcatttattatcattgcaatcatcatcattattgtcattaaaatcatcatcaaatgtgTATGTTTCTGTCCTGTGTTCTGTTTTCTACTTGCGTTTTTAAATTCCGTTTCCTttcttaaattctctctctctctctctctctctctctctctctctctctctctctctctctctctctctctctctctctctctctctctctctctctctctctctctctttctctgtctatctgtcttcctgtcttcatctacttacctatctatctatctgattatctatcatctatctacttacttatggatatatatatccacctatctatctatctatctagctatatatcgatctgcttcccctccccatcaTTCTTTCCTTCAACTACCTCATTTatcgtcctccttctctctctccgcccacaGATTCCGGGCCGCGTGTGGACGTGGGCGGAGCTAGTTTCGTGGGTGGGCCGCACTTCGGGCCAGGAGGCCATGAGGGCCATGGTGGGCCACACGGAAGCCGCTCTCGCTACCGTGGCACTGGTGGCGGACTTGCTTCTGCCGCCGAGGTTTCACAGTCTGCGGAAGCCCTCGCGGAGGTTcaggtacgggggggggggggtgagggggggttgtgtgtgggtgtgtgtgtgtgtgtgtgtgtgtgtgtgtgtgtgtgtgtgtgttgtgtgtgtgtgtgtatatatatatatatatatatatatatatatatatatatatatatatatatatatgtatgtatgtattcacgtatttatgtatgcattctatatatgtatttatgtgtctatgcatgcatgtatgtatgaatgtatgtatgtatgcatgtatttatgtatgtatgtatgtatgaatatgaatatacgtGTGTATTAATgcactgcatgtatgtatgcaatacattacatctatctacatctatctgtctatccatccacgATAAATCATCATTTACAGTATACTcgtgtaaaaaaataagaagaataaaaaatttatataaataagaaaatcttGGTACATAAACGTGCAAGAAATTTAGTCAGAGTCTTTGGGAAAACAGACGCGCGACCGCAGTGCAGCCTCCGGAGAAAATGCAGTGAGTTTTGTGCCCGAAATGTTCGAGTAGTTTGGCCGGAACACCAACTCTCATCcgtatctctctatttctccctttttgtctctctttctctcagtctcttttttttctttctcactgtctctttttcttttctctgtctctttttctttctctctgtctctttctctttctctctgtctctttctctaattttctctttctctttttctttctctctgtccctttttctttccctgtctctttctctttcattttctctttctctttctctttccctagctcattgtctttctatttctctatttctcattctgtcagtctgtctctccatctctgtctctctctctctctttctctctctctctctctttctctctctctctctctctctctctctctctctctctctctctctctctctctctctctctctctctctctctccttccttccctcctcttcacttcccACATTCCACATTTTTACAGATTGAAAACATTTGCACCAAAAGTTATGTTTTGTTCACACTGTTCATTCAATACGCCAATTTGTAcgagtctatatatttttttttcttttacacgcTGATTATCCAATTTGCTCCATCGCGATAAATGTTGCACTTTACAACAGCACTACGCTTGCAACGAGGCTGCTGATGCAACTGAGAACAGGAGAGGCAATGACCTCGAACGGGATATAATGTGCCAGAGTATTTTCGGGGAAATGACTGTACTTCTGCGCCACTTAATTGATTACCAGGAGAGTGTCTAtgtacatagcacacacacacacacatacacacacacatgcatatacatatatatatatatatatatatatatatatatatatatatatatatatatatatatatatatatatatatatatgtatgtatgtatatatgtatgtatgtatgtatgtgtgtgtgtgtgtgtgtgtgtgtcatagagagagagagagagagagagagagagagagagagagagagagagagaaagagagagagaaagagagagagagagagagagagagagagagagagagagagagagagagagagagagagagagagaagagagcgaaacgagagaacgagagagagaatgagaacgaaagaacgagagatagagagagaaaatgaaaacgagagaacgaaagagaggataaggaaaATAGATCGGAGGATGGACcgatatctatattttatacatctataaaaagataaatacgtaagtatatatacaagcatCAATATGTATTCGGTAAAAATGTTTCTTTCCTTTGCAAATTCAAGCAAACTGAATGAAACTCAAAACAGTTGATATTAATTTGTGTGCAGCCAATCatataaagaatagtaataatgataaaattaggacgataatgataatgataataatagtgataataattatgatggtaatgataataataagaggactaagaataataaggatagaaatgataataataagattaaaatttaaagataataataaaataataatgataataataataatagtaataataataataataataattattattattattattattattattataataataataataataataataataatgatgatgatgatgatgatgatgatgatgatgatgatgatgataataataataataatgatgatagtaacagtgataataataataattataatcttccCTCACCTTAtgccccttccatctcctcttctttcccctctatctcatttccccttcatttgcaaacattcttcttcttcctcttccgtctttgtccattttctccttccttctgcttcccttttcttattttcaccctccctttccccttctaccaCATCATTACTTCTATCCCTGTCTATCTTACCCTTCATCTtcaatcatctttctctctccctccctccctccctccctccctccctccctccctccctccctccctccctccctcctcccttcctccatcttttttccTGCCTtgcctcccctcatccttccctccctcccctcttccttcatcccctctttcatccctcccttccctcccaccctccttctctcccttccaccctccctctcttccacccttccttcccaccccccaccctccatcccaccctctctctctccctcctcccctccctcccactctctcaccctccctccctcccccctccctcccaccctcccacccaccctcacccctccctccctcccacccaccttcccttcccaccctaactccctcccaccctccccccccccccaacagatgCGAAAGCTGCTACCAACTGCTGTCAGTCGAGATGGTCTACAACACGACCTTCCACCCGGCTGTCTTATCTATCAGCGGACAGCCTGACCTGTCTCTCCACGACCAGAATttccccgcccacgcccgcggAGGGAGGGGCGGTGGGCGTGGCAGGGTAGCGAAGGATATGCTGACTCTCCTGACGTCCGAGAGAGAGGTGTCAGCTGAGGTCTACGAGGCGCTGTCAGAGGCTGCTGACAatctgggtgagggagagggttgtgtttggggagggggagggggagggagggagggagggaatgaggggggaggggggagggggagggaatgagggagggagggagagagagagagagagagagagagagagagagagagagagagagagagagagagagagagagagagagagagagagagagaagagagagaggaaggaaggaaaggtgggagggaggaaagaaaggaggaagagagagagggaggaagagagaaagggaaagaaagagagggagaaagagagatggagcgaaagatgaagggaaaggagaaagaaaacagaaagagatgtgaaaaagagagaaaaaaagagaaagagaaagagagaagagagaggagagggctaaAAAAATAGTGGCAAAAACAGGAAGAagggggataaaagaaagaagagagtgaaataATCTGGAATTTCCTATTTTATTTGTtacaattacaatttttttcattatcattgttgtttgttattgttttcaatatGAGGAAacaagcaaagtaaaaaaaatgcataaaaatagaATACGTGCGTATACCTTACTTATTACtaattatgtaaaaatttctTAGATGACACAAAATTTACttacactatattttatattatataataaattaccttTGACCCCATGCAATATCTCTAATCCTATCAGATTTGCAATccacataaataatattacacaGAATTCCCTAAGATAGTTTTATTCATTACAAATTTAATAAAACTAAATCAAAATCTCCCTTCCACGCAGGCGTAGTGAGCGTGGACTGCCTCATCTCCCATGAACTCTGCCTGACCCCTCATGACCTCTCTTACCTCATCGACACGAGGCGAGAGGCGGAGACTGAGCCTAGGCCGGTCATAGAAAACGCGGAAGTACCCTCTACGGAATTTCGGAGTAACTATAGAAAAACGTACGAACCTGTCGACGATGAAATCTTCTCTCTGGCGGAGGGGACGGAGAGTTTCAATGATACtttggaaagagagaagatgggtTTGTATTCGGCTGGAGGTGATGAGGGGGAAGGTATGGATAAAATTCGAGTAAGAATGGGAGATCCGAGGAAAAATGGTCAAGGTGGATTCACCATGATATATCCATCTCCCAACGGAAAGTTATACGATCAGGTAAGAGCatttaaagtattaaaaaaatgagAGATTGAAATAGAAACgtatcaacagagagagagagagagagagagagagagagagagagagagagagagagagagagagataaagatagaaccAGAGAGAAAACGTGAGAACCACGAATTCAATAGAAAATCAAACCCCAGAATCTTTCAAGGACAATAACAATGGCCATAATCCTAACGAACACCAACATTAatcataccaccaccaccaccaacaacaacaacaacaacaacaacaacaaacttatCCCGATTACTTTTCTTCCGTCTCAAAGGTGATCAGTGACCTGTACCACGCCGTCGCCTCCAACACGAGCGCTGCCTTCAGTCCTGCCTCTTACATCCTTACGTGGGTTTAAAGTGTCTTCTGCCTTAGCTATTTCCttagcagagaaagaaaaaacatagttATAGATGTTATAGATGTTTTGGaagttttatttgtattattgagcAATGTTTCAAAGAAGAGTATTTGTAATgtacatttattttgtatttggatatatttgtttgttatctTGTAATGATAGTTTTCTAAAGTTTTGTTTATTCAATAAGAGAATTTTCTAATTATTCATTTGCTTATTAATTCAGTAATTTATTCGCTTCCTCATTTgtcatttcttatttcattatttacctcttttcaatctattttcattcacttatttgtttacatatttattcatctattcatatactcatttacatatttatttatcaattcatcaaCTAATTCATAGATTTATTAATTTaccaatatatctatacattcattcatccattatttattcatatatttattaaattacctGCTTtgtcatctattttttctttttatctgttcctCTCTATGCTTATTTACCTGATATCAATTCGTTTACTCGTTTCTCATTAACAGCttagtcattattaatatatgcattcatTTACATACTTTTCCATTCACTTATTTCTAAATTTTCATTCATAGGGAAAGTTGGCGTCACGTGACCCGGGATCTCCACGGGCTACTCACGTCACTAGAGTCCTTTTACCGTCCACTTCCTTCAGGATTCCCGCCCATGTTGGCTAGGTCGGTAAAATTGCCATGCTTTTACCCTGCGAAGGGATAGATAAAACGACACTGAAAATCTGTTACGCTGagtatattattgtagtttttttttaatagaaaatgtGTTGATAATGAATTGAATATTGTATTGATTCTAATTTCGTATCTAGTCTGGATCTCCGTCAAGATGAAGACATCCATGAAAAATGGTTGAGGCACCAAGAAGCACAGAAAAATCCTTGTATGGAAGGTAAGTATTTAGGTATCATGTACGTGAACTACATTTATTTATAGTTaactattttcttcttatcttaaCGTTATACCCATTCCCCTTCTAAGATAATAAAAATCGATGACTTgtagaaaataacaaacacaacggATGTTCCATACATTTGACATAGTTATTCCTCTTCCCTGAGTTTGGGGTATACGTTTTCTTTGATAGAGAGCTAAGATAAATTTACTGTAGTTACCCCGTTAACTTTCTCTGACAAGTCCCGTTTTCTGTGACAGACCCGGCCACCGCTCCTTACCTACAGAGGATCGTCCTTCTACCGGAGGTCGACCTCAAACCGGCTTTCACGCCACTTGTCACGTCCTACTGGGCAGAGGTGGAGTACGAGCTCATTACAGTTCAAGTGACAGGTGTAGCGCTTCACTGCCAGGCTGAGGCGCGACTTGAGGACAAATTTGGGCCGTCTACGTGAGTTTCGAAGAGAGTGGCAGTTTGCTGTGAAGTGCGAAATGGACTGTTTTATTTATGCAGTAATGATATTTTTACTAACATGattactctccccccctctctctctctctctctctctctctctctctctttctctttctctttctctctcctctctctctctctctctctctctctctctctctctctctctctctctctctctctctctctctctctctctctctctctctctcacgttctctatctatctatctgtttaaccctcctcttctcttccctccatctttctatcatcctctctcaatccctccctccctccgtccctcccccaccttcccctcttccctctccatcccctccctcctcccccaccttccacccttcctcccccctcccctccctccccccctcccctccctcccccctcccctccctcccccctcccctccctcctcccccaccttccacccttcctcccccttccctccctcctcccccaccttccacccttcctctcacccttcctctcaccctcacacAGGCTAGTGAACTACACCCTAGGTCTTGGCGACAACCACCTCACTCTGGCCGTGGTGGACATCGCCCATTCAGAGCCCTGGACCCTTAACACTTACACAATTCACCTCACCCGCCGCTCGCCCCCACGCCCGCGGCCTGACGTCACCTCACGCCCGCACCACCAAGTGTGCGCGCTTATacaggtgagagggaggaggaggagggggtgggagggagagggtaagagaggggaggaagtgagagggagatggagtagggttaaggaagggaggggagggagtaagggaaaggaagaggaagataggcaGAAGCtgcagtatatatgcatatacatatacatacacacacacacatgtctatatatacatatatatacatatacatatatatatattatatatatatatatatatatatatatatgtctatatatacatatacatacatacatacatacatatatatattatatatatatatatatatatatataaatatatatacatatatatatatatatatatatatatatatatatatatatatgtgtgtgtgtgtgtgtgtgtgtgtgtgtgtgtgtgtgtgtgtgtgtgtgtgtgtgtgtgtgtgtgtgttagtacgtgtgcatgtgtgtgtcaacgtgtgttaatatatgtgtatgtctgcgtatgcgtgcgtgcttgcgtgtgcataCTGCATGTGTGTCTTGATCTAACACCACGCCccctttgcctcctcccccccctcctgcaaCGCCGTCCCAGGAGTGTGAGCTGCGCATGTCCCCCTCGGAACCGTGTGGGCTGAGGGTCGAGTCTTCCTTCAACTCGTGGGCGGCCTTTCACGCCCACGCCCAGGCCCTCAAGTCCTGTAACCAAGGAGACGCCCACGGTGAGTCCAGTGtgctattgttgtcgttgttgttattgttgttagtgtttttattgtcgttgttattattcttattatttttaccttaaatgttttctttgttattgtctttgatcataatggtaattatgtTGATGGTTATTACAGTGATAAAGATTCTgaggatgataatgttgatgattattagCAATTTAcagtagaatgataatgatagtgatatattaatcatataatttatatcatttttaagttattatatgtattatacctcatttattttatcattgttcttatcctTTACCCATAATTACTACCCACCTTCGTTTcccattcactttctctctctctctctctctctctctctctctctctctctctctctctctctctctctctctcctctctctctctctctctctcctctctctctctctctgtctctctctctctctctctccatccaccctactcttctcttcttttatcaccccatccctttcttccattcttcattcttcctcttcgctTCATTCTATTACCTCATGCATTTTTTACTctattcttttgtttcctttctcccatcctttatttttgtttttccttattcgttccttcatcctctcaattcttccctttctccctctcccctacctctctgttctgttccttcccctctccctccctacctctccccccccctctccctccctacctctcccctcccgcccctcccccgcccctaccatcccacccctcccccgcccctaccatcccacccctcccccgcccctaccATCCCACCCCGCGCCTACCATCCCacgccaccccaccccccattacAGGGCGCTGGGTAGTGCCATGCGGTTGGTGCCTCGAGCGTGCCACCTGCGACTGGACGAAAGCAGTTTGGCAGCCGTATGCTTGCACGCACCGCCCGCTCTCTCGCCCGGATCTCCAGAAGTGTCTTAAAGGGAAAACGGTGAGGAAATTAGCGGTTCCATGttgagtgaaaatgaaaaaaaaaaatattgaaataaatgaaattttaagatatattagAATAGTCATtgagtctgattttttttttttttttttgggggggagggtgttggctTGGTAAGTGGCCAATAAGATTttgaaatgatagataataatgataaatttgacaattaataataataataataatgataataataataataataataataataataataataataataataataataataataataataataatgataataaataataacaataacaataataataatgatgatgatgatgacgatggttaatcattttataaaaaagtCAGAGATTATCAACGTAACTCTGGCACCCTTTTTAATAACTCCATCGCGCCgtctcatttctccttctttcaccaATGATTTATTTCtcaccatcctctcccctccctctcccctctccgtctacccctcttcctctcttttatcctccaTTCCCTTTCAGCTCGTCTTCCTCGGCGACAGCACGAATCGCGGGATGCTCTACGCCCTCGTGGAAAAGGTCAACGGCTCCTTGACCTCCTGGGACAAGACCCACGACTTGAAGGTCATCCGGAAGG
This window of the Penaeus monodon isolate SGIC_2016 chromosome 39, NSTDA_Pmon_1, whole genome shotgun sequence genome carries:
- the LOC119597543 gene encoding cadherin-like and PC-esterase domain-containing protein 1, whose translation is MGASVSGQRALLQRIAKSSRAWGGVWIPGRVWTWAELVSWVGRTSGQEAMRAMVGHTEAALATVALVADLLLPPRFHSLRKPSRRFRCESCYQLLSVEMVYNTTFHPAVLSISGQPDLSLHDQNFPAHARGGRGGGRGRVAKDMLTLLTSEREVSAEVYEALSEAADNLGVVSVDCLISHELCLTPHDLSYLIDTRREAETEPRPVIENAEVPSTEFRSNYRKTYEPVDDEIFSLAEGTESFNDTLEREKMGLYSAGGDEGEGMDKIRVRMGDPRKNGQGGFTMIYPSPNGKLYDQVISDLYHAVASNTSAAFSPASYILTESWRHVTRDLHGLLTSLESFYRPLPSGFPPMLASLDLRQDEDIHEKWLRHQEAQKNPCMEDPATAPYLQRIVLLPEVDLKPAFTPLVTSYWAEVEYELITVQVTGVALHCQAEARLEDKFGPSTLVNYTLGLGDNHLTLAVVDIAHSEPWTLNTYTIHLTRRSPPRPRPDVTSRPHHQVCALIQECELRMSPSEPCGLRVESSFNSWAAFHAHAQALKSCNQGDAHGRWVVPCGWCLERATCDWTKAVWQPYACTHRPLSRPDLQKCLKGKTLVFLGDSTNRGMLYALVEKVNGSLTSWDKTHDLKVIRKVSSGHANFAFAYYPKFWLPPNQRPVFDKTLYQLLLRASPLQNNSNTVVVVGGVHWLAVQHLHILTSVLHREGLEGAQVVLKTLGAGFHAAAPGVHTVTARDHSRLLAHSRSLSSYARHRGYHVVDTFNMTSARYRHFLQGKCACHFHQVSSERKPEGEIQYHVEGEINDVYTSILANTICQHPLPGR